Proteins from a single region of Candidatus Zixiibacteriota bacterium:
- a CDS encoding NAD-dependent epimerase/dehydratase family protein has protein sequence MNVFVIGGTRFMGPHVIRILHAQGHRVMVYHRGESRTRLPEGVEHIHADRSRIGEHVSEIGRFAPDVVLDMILLTEAEAVRTVNALSGRTDRYVVVSSVDVYRNMDLLRMKDEGPVVAGRLTEDSPLRRNYYPYRADVRDKSDRMYDYDKILVERVVTGQDRLSWTVLRLPMVYGPSDRQHRLFDYLKRMDDRRPFILLDERQVRARWIRGYVENVAQGIVLAVTDDRATGRVYNVGEPEALTERDWIKAIGRAAGWNGEIVGVPEEHLPRHLKQPLDYRHHLDADSSRIRQELGYTEPIDRAEALCRTVEWERVSPPDAIKEEDFDYRAEDAAYLMSRMG, from the coding sequence ATGAATGTCTTCGTGATCGGCGGCACCCGGTTCATGGGGCCGCACGTTATCCGGATACTGCACGCCCAGGGGCACCGGGTCATGGTCTATCACCGGGGCGAATCCCGCACCAGGCTGCCCGAGGGTGTCGAACACATACACGCCGACCGCAGCAGAATCGGCGAGCATGTGTCCGAGATCGGGCGATTCGCTCCCGATGTCGTGCTCGACATGATCCTGTTGACCGAGGCGGAGGCGGTGCGCACGGTCAACGCGCTGAGCGGCCGAACCGACCGCTACGTGGTCGTCAGCAGTGTCGACGTCTATCGCAACATGGACCTTCTCCGCATGAAAGACGAAGGCCCGGTCGTCGCCGGGAGACTGACCGAGGATTCGCCGCTTCGCCGGAATTATTATCCGTATCGCGCCGACGTCAGAGACAAGTCCGACCGGATGTATGACTACGACAAGATCCTCGTGGAGCGCGTCGTGACCGGACAGGACCGGCTGAGCTGGACGGTTCTCCGTTTGCCGATGGTGTACGGTCCGAGCGACCGTCAGCACCGATTGTTCGACTACCTCAAGCGCATGGACGACCGTCGGCCGTTTATCCTGCTCGACGAACGGCAGGTACGCGCGCGCTGGATACGCGGGTATGTCGAGAATGTCGCGCAGGGGATCGTGCTTGCGGTCACCGATGATCGCGCGACCGGACGTGTCTACAATGTCGGCGAGCCGGAAGCGCTCACCGAACGCGACTGGATCAAGGCGATCGGCCGCGCCGCCGGATGGAACGGCGAGATTGTCGGTGTACCCGAAGAGCATCTCCCACGACATCTCAAACAGCCGCTCGATTATCGGCATCATCTGGACGCCGACAGCAGTCGCATCAGACAGGAACTCGGCTATACGGAGCCGATCGACCGCGCGGAGGCATTGTGTCGCACGGTCGAATGGGAGCGCGTGAGTCCGCCGGATGCGATCAAGGAAGAGGATTTCGACTATCGGGCCGAAGACGCGGCGTACCTGATGTCGCGGATGGGGTGA
- a CDS encoding transposase, which translates to MKRKYYNIQGHLHFLTFSCFQRRQLLVDPLLCRWLADGLNRCRTMSLIRVYAYVFMPEHVHLMVHPINEVYSIGNILRHIKEPFARRVNAHWEKTEPDTIASIRVQVGERSVRRFWQAGGGFDRNITDYDSAVRTIEYIENNPVRRQLVTNPTEWAWSSAAARIGKGNGTVILDEFRPDILGSD; encoded by the coding sequence ATGAAGCGAAAGTACTACAACATCCAAGGGCACTTGCATTTTCTCACTTTCTCGTGTTTTCAGCGAAGACAGTTGCTGGTCGATCCGTTGCTGTGCCGATGGCTGGCCGACGGGCTCAATCGGTGTCGGACGATGAGTTTGATTCGCGTGTATGCATACGTGTTCATGCCGGAGCACGTTCATTTGATGGTCCATCCGATCAACGAAGTATATTCGATCGGAAACATTCTCCGGCACATCAAGGAGCCGTTCGCCAGGCGGGTGAATGCGCACTGGGAGAAGACTGAACCCGACACGATTGCGAGCATCCGCGTGCAAGTCGGAGAGAGGTCGGTACGACGATTCTGGCAGGCGGGGGGAGGATTCGATCGCAATATCACCGATTACGATTCGGCAGTCCGGACAATCGAGTACATTGAGAACAACCCGGTCAGACGGCAATTGGTCACGAATCCCACAGAATGGGCGTGGTCCAGTGCCGCGGCACGTATCGGGAAGGGCAACGGTACTGTCATATTGGATGAATTTCGCCCGGACATTCTGGGTAGCGACTGA
- a CDS encoding tetratricopeptide repeat protein, with the protein MRPQRTLIVVIGICLTLGVLGCGGRDDGTMPITTSSDAARREYIEGRALLEKLRAQEAIPHLERAVKADPGFAMAHLMLANAQQTPKEFFASFNRAVSLLDNVSKGEQLVILATQAGVNGDSRKQKELFERLVELYPRDVRVAALLGNYYFGQQDYERAVAEYQKAEQIDPEYSPIFNQMGYAYRYLGQYDKAEEAFQRYTSLIPDDPNPYDSYAELLLKSGKFDRAIETYRKALEISPEFVFSHLGIASALLLQGHADSARQQLRTMLEASANDGRRRQALTALAASFIDEGNFDSALVYLDRQLELGRASHDSSAMAGDLLLLTSVHIEMGDFDTAARLLETAGECIRNADVSDQVKENSALNGYYFGARIAVGRGDFDTARRLQGEYATWTRRTQNPGLARISHELSAIIALAEGRYEAAITDLKQANLYSPYNLYRLGQAYEGLGNMLEARSWYHKAAHFNETMGPAYAYVRQKALAREAALSSS; encoded by the coding sequence ATGCGACCACAGCGTACCTTGATTGTCGTCATCGGCATTTGTCTGACGCTGGGGGTGTTGGGATGCGGGGGCCGCGACGACGGCACCATGCCGATCACGACGTCTTCGGATGCAGCCCGTCGGGAGTATATCGAGGGCCGTGCGCTCCTGGAGAAGCTCCGAGCGCAGGAGGCGATTCCGCACCTTGAACGTGCCGTGAAGGCCGATCCCGGATTCGCGATGGCGCATTTGATGCTCGCGAACGCGCAGCAGACCCCAAAGGAATTCTTCGCCAGTTTTAATCGCGCGGTGTCGCTGCTGGACAACGTGAGTAAGGGCGAGCAACTGGTGATTCTCGCGACGCAGGCGGGGGTGAACGGCGATTCCCGCAAACAGAAGGAGCTGTTCGAACGCCTGGTGGAGCTGTATCCGCGTGACGTTCGGGTGGCGGCGCTTCTGGGCAACTACTACTTCGGGCAGCAGGATTATGAGCGTGCGGTCGCGGAGTACCAGAAGGCCGAGCAGATCGACCCGGAGTACTCGCCGATTTTCAACCAGATGGGCTACGCCTACCGCTACCTCGGGCAATACGACAAGGCGGAAGAGGCTTTTCAGCGGTACACATCGCTTATTCCCGACGATCCGAATCCGTACGATTCGTACGCCGAGTTGCTGTTGAAGTCGGGCAAGTTCGACAGGGCGATCGAGACGTATCGCAAGGCGCTCGAGATCAGTCCTGAGTTCGTATTCTCGCATCTGGGGATTGCGAGCGCGCTGCTGCTGCAGGGGCACGCGGACTCGGCCCGGCAGCAACTGCGCACGATGCTGGAAGCATCGGCCAACGACGGTCGTCGTCGCCAGGCGCTGACCGCGCTGGCGGCGAGCTTCATTGACGAAGGCAATTTCGATTCCGCGCTGGTCTATCTCGATCGACAGCTCGAGCTCGGCAGAGCCAGTCACGATTCCAGCGCCATGGCGGGCGATCTGCTTCTTCTGACCAGTGTGCATATCGAGATGGGCGATTTTGACACGGCGGCGCGGCTGCTGGAGACGGCAGGGGAGTGTATTCGCAACGCCGACGTTTCCGACCAGGTCAAGGAGAACAGCGCGCTTAACGGATACTATTTCGGCGCACGGATCGCGGTCGGGCGCGGCGACTTCGACACTGCCCGCAGGCTCCAGGGGGAGTACGCCACGTGGACGCGTCGGACGCAGAACCCCGGACTGGCGAGGATATCGCACGAGTTGTCCGCCATCATCGCGCTGGCCGAAGGGCGGTATGAGGCGGCGATAACCGACCTGAAACAGGCGAACCTCTATAGTCCATACAATCTTTACCGTCTCGGGCAGGCGTACGAAGGACTGGGCAACATGCTCGAGGCGCGGTCGTGGTATCATAAGGCCGCGCACTTCAACGAGACGATGGGTCCGGCCTACGCGTATGTCCGGCAGAAAGCGCTCGCGCGCGAGGCGGCGCTGTCGTCGTCTTAG